One stretch of Egibacteraceae bacterium DNA includes these proteins:
- a CDS encoding LemA family protein, with protein METWVVVGLVAAVLVWLAAVYNRLVATRNKVEEAWSGIDVQLTRRADLVPQLVETVKGYQLHEQQVLASVTDARTRAVQAEGPRASGRADDLLEGALQRLFAVAEAYPDLKASESFLSLQRDLVTLEEDISFARRYYNALVERLNTAIQRFPTMLVAGPLGFRPAEYFKADADAAHAPAAGFRP; from the coding sequence GTGGAGACCTGGGTCGTCGTTGGGCTCGTCGCGGCCGTGCTCGTGTGGCTTGCGGCCGTCTACAACCGCCTCGTCGCGACCCGCAACAAGGTGGAGGAGGCATGGTCGGGCATCGACGTGCAGCTCACCCGCCGCGCCGACCTCGTCCCCCAGCTCGTCGAGACGGTGAAGGGCTACCAGCTCCACGAGCAGCAGGTGCTCGCATCGGTGACCGACGCGCGCACCCGAGCGGTGCAGGCGGAGGGTCCACGCGCGTCGGGCCGCGCGGACGACCTGCTCGAAGGCGCCCTGCAGCGGCTGTTCGCCGTCGCCGAGGCCTACCCCGACCTCAAGGCGAGCGAGAGCTTCCTCTCCCTGCAGCGCGACCTCGTCACGCTCGAAGAGGACATCTCGTTCGCCCGGCGCTACTACAACGCGCTCGTCGAGCGGCTCAACACGGCGATCCAGCGGTTCCCCACGATGCTCGTCGCCGGGCCGCTCGGGTTCCGGCCGGCCGAGTACTTCAAGGCCGACGCCGACGCCGCCCACGCGCCCGCGGCGGGGTTCCGGCCATGA
- a CDS encoding DUF2207 domain-containing protein, producing the protein MTGSRRAVFALLASLPLVLLAAPATAQDTGWVIDRFDTTIRVRPDAAVEVTEVIAVDFQGLERHGIFRVIPARYRLSTDEERAQVPAGLDPQDFLRAIDISGIRVTSTAPADTEITRPNRLGEANVRIRIGDPDVTVTGRQEYRISYEVRGALNRFDDVAELAWNATGDDWPVPIRRAHAVVEGPEILRASCSRGPQGSSQSCEETPVAPAGGSVTFATGELAPEEGMTVTVGFAAGAVDVPPPMLIEQWDLGRSLTGSPAAVPLAALTSLLGFGAVGLLAYRQGRDQGTRGGLTVDGRPDQDAPARRSLIGPRPTPVRYRPPEDLRPAQLGVVVDERVDPVDVSATIVDLAVRGYLTIEETRKGLLGRKRDWTLKRTDKVDAGLLDYERTLLGALFKEGHRVELSDLKGSFASDYEKVSKRLYTDAVARGWFPRSPEHTRTLWLGLGIVALVVTGGLAVLASLYTTAALAVVPLVAAALVLTLAHRWMPHRTPEGSRLLAETLGFREFIRTAEAGRMEFAEQENLFVTYLPYAVVFGAVERWAAAFRHLGTAAATGVGTWYVSPGGYHDFGALAGGLASFSHSVGSDLSYSPSSSSGGGSGGGFGGGGGGSW; encoded by the coding sequence ATGACGGGCAGCCGCCGTGCCGTCTTCGCGCTGCTCGCGTCCCTGCCGCTGGTGCTCCTCGCCGCTCCCGCAACCGCGCAGGACACCGGCTGGGTGATCGACCGCTTCGACACGACCATCCGGGTCCGCCCCGACGCCGCCGTGGAGGTGACCGAGGTCATCGCGGTCGACTTCCAGGGGCTCGAGCGCCACGGCATCTTCCGCGTCATCCCCGCCCGCTACCGGCTGTCCACCGACGAGGAGCGCGCGCAGGTGCCGGCCGGCCTCGACCCCCAGGACTTCCTCCGGGCGATCGACATCTCCGGGATCCGCGTGACCTCCACCGCCCCCGCCGACACCGAGATCACCCGCCCCAACCGCCTCGGCGAGGCGAACGTGCGTATCCGCATCGGCGACCCCGACGTTACCGTCACCGGGCGGCAGGAGTACCGCATCAGTTACGAGGTACGGGGCGCGCTGAACCGCTTCGACGACGTCGCCGAGCTCGCGTGGAACGCCACGGGCGACGACTGGCCCGTGCCGATCCGCCGGGCGCACGCGGTGGTCGAGGGACCGGAGATCCTCCGAGCGTCGTGCTCCCGCGGCCCGCAGGGTTCCTCGCAATCTTGCGAGGAGACTCCCGTCGCGCCCGCCGGCGGGAGCGTCACCTTCGCGACGGGCGAGCTGGCACCCGAGGAGGGCATGACCGTCACGGTCGGGTTCGCGGCGGGAGCCGTCGACGTGCCACCGCCGATGCTGATCGAGCAGTGGGACCTCGGACGCTCGCTCACCGGAAGCCCCGCCGCTGTCCCGCTAGCCGCCCTCACCTCCCTGCTCGGCTTCGGCGCAGTCGGGCTCCTCGCCTACCGGCAGGGCCGCGACCAGGGCACGAGGGGCGGGCTCACGGTCGACGGCCGGCCCGACCAAGACGCACCGGCCCGGCGCAGCCTGATCGGACCGCGGCCGACGCCGGTGCGCTACCGCCCTCCCGAGGACCTGCGACCTGCGCAGCTCGGGGTGGTCGTCGACGAGCGCGTCGACCCCGTCGACGTGAGCGCGACGATCGTTGACCTCGCCGTCCGCGGCTACCTCACCATCGAGGAGACGCGCAAGGGCCTGCTGGGGCGCAAGCGCGACTGGACCCTGAAGCGCACCGACAAGGTCGACGCCGGACTGCTCGACTACGAGCGCACGTTGCTCGGCGCGCTGTTCAAAGAGGGCCACCGCGTCGAGCTGTCCGACCTCAAAGGCTCGTTCGCCTCCGACTACGAGAAGGTGAGCAAGCGGCTCTACACCGACGCGGTGGCGCGCGGCTGGTTCCCCCGCAGTCCCGAGCACACCCGGACGCTGTGGCTCGGCCTCGGGATCGTGGCGCTCGTCGTGACGGGCGGGCTCGCGGTGCTCGCCTCGCTCTACACGACCGCGGCGCTCGCGGTCGTGCCCCTCGTCGCCGCGGCGCTCGTCCTCACGCTCGCGCACCGGTGGATGCCCCACCGCACGCCGGAGGGAAGCCGCCTGCTCGCCGAGACGCTGGGGTTCCGGGAGTTCATCAGGACGGCGGAGGCCGGCCGCATGGAGTTCGCCGAGCAGGAGAACCTCTTCGTGACCTACCTCCCCTACGCGGTGGTGTTCGGCGCGGTCGAGCGGTGGGCGGCAGCGTTCAGGCACCTCGGCACGGCGGCGGCCACGGGCGTCGGCACGTGGTACGTCAGCCCGGGCGGCTACCACGACTTCGGCGCGCTCGCGGGCGGGCTGGCGAGCTTCTCGCACAGCGTCGGTTCCGACCTGTCGTACTCGCCGTCGAGCAGCTCGGGTGGCGGCTCCGGCGGCGGCTTCGGCGGGGGTGGCGGTGGATCCTGGTAG
- a CDS encoding DUF4191 domain-containing protein has translation MASDRFAAFTTRLRQLGQAFSNTRKVDPKLVPLVVGIPLAVLAVCVGLGLLLDRPVGATVLGVLLALMTALAVFGRRASKAMLSSIEGQPGAAAAVLQTMRGKWRVTPAVAFTRKQAFVHRVVGRPGVVLVGEGAPARVRSLLRQEARKVARVVGDTPVHEVSVGDGEGQVPLDKLQAHLAKLRRAVRPRDLPALDNRLKALGDRDVPLPKGPMPRGKRRM, from the coding sequence ATGGCCTCCGACCGCTTCGCCGCCTTCACCACTCGCCTGCGTCAGCTGGGCCAGGCGTTCTCGAACACCCGCAAGGTCGACCCGAAGCTCGTGCCGCTCGTCGTCGGCATCCCCCTCGCGGTGCTCGCCGTGTGCGTCGGGCTGGGGCTGCTGCTCGATCGGCCGGTCGGCGCGACGGTGCTTGGCGTCCTCCTCGCCCTCATGACGGCCCTCGCCGTGTTCGGCCGGCGGGCCTCGAAGGCGATGCTGAGCTCGATAGAGGGTCAGCCCGGCGCTGCGGCAGCGGTGCTGCAGACCATGCGCGGCAAGTGGCGCGTCACCCCGGCGGTGGCCTTCACGCGCAAGCAGGCGTTCGTGCACCGGGTGGTCGGGCGGCCAGGAGTCGTCCTCGTCGGCGAGGGCGCTCCCGCACGGGTGCGCTCCCTGCTCCGGCAGGAGGCCCGCAAGGTCGCGCGGGTGGTGGGCGACACGCCCGTGCACGAGGTCAGCGTCGGCGACGGCGAGGGGCAGGTGCCCCTCGACAAGCTCCAGGCGCACCTCGCCAAGCTTCGGCGCGCCGTGCGCCCCCGCGACCTCCCGGCGCTCGACAACCGGCTGAAGGCGCTCGGCGACCGCGACGTGCCCCTGCCGAAGGGCCCGATGCCCCGGGGCAAGCGCCGGATGTAG